A genomic segment from Antedon mediterranea chromosome 6, ecAntMedi1.1, whole genome shotgun sequence encodes:
- the LOC140051254 gene encoding BTB/POZ domain-containing protein 19-like — protein sequence MANERFMEGSIASFSKDMKRLVNQREFSDVKFLVGESKKPIFAHRCLLAYRCEVFRAMFADHSHSDICTPLVLTDVDPDVFLAVLEFLYTNCVTLNVKTAVDLLAASIEYGLDELKHLCIKFLVENINLQNACESMQAAVTYGQSDLQLKAISYIEDNTENVFKTQGFLEMSESAIIEILKSNRLLMDELNILQAVKEWAKINSAVLSKSAELIAKNVVQHIRLSLLSPDELTELEQNNDKNNFIPVSKMAFAWKFHALHQSVTGDEQTRLRRGTRSRECHQGLKKWDA from the exons ATGGCAAATGAACGATTTATGGAGGGAAGTATTGCATCGTTTTCTAAGGATATGAAACGATTAGTAAACCAGCGTGAATTTAG cgaTGTCAAATTCCTAGTCGGTGAATCAAAGAAACCTATATTCGCCCATCGTTGTCTTTTGGCATATCGTTGTGAGGTGTTCCGTGCAATGTTTGCCGACCATAGTCACTCTGATATTTGTACTCCACTGGTGCTGACGGATGTAGACCCTGACGTTTTTTTAGCTGTTCTGGAATTCCTTTACACAAACTGTGTAACCTTGAATGTTAAAACT GCTGTTGATCTATTAGCAGCCTCTATCGAATACGGTTTGGATGAGCTTAAACATCTTTGTATAAAGTTTCTTGTTGAGAATATAAACTTGCAGAATGCTTGTGAATCCATGCAGGCAGCCGTTACCTATGGACAATCCGACTTGCAACTTAAAGCAATCAGTTATATTGAAGATAACACTGAg AATGTGTTTAAAACGCAAGGATTTCTAGAAATGTCAGAATCAGctattattgaaatattaaaaagcaATCGTTTGTTGATGGATGAGCTGAACATACTACAAGCAGTGAAAGAATGGGcaaaaattaattct GCTGTGCTAAGCAAGTCAGCAGAACTTATAGCTAAAAACGTTGTCCAACACATACGACTTTCACTGTTATCACCTGATGAACTTACAGAACTTGAACAAAACAATGATAAGAATAACTTCATACCA GTTTCGAAGATGGCCTTTGCTTGGAAATTTCACGCATTGCATCAGTCTGTTACTGGAGATGAGCAGACAAGGTTGAGGAGGGGTACACGTAGTAGAGAGTGCCATCAAGGCTTAAAGAAATGGGACGCTTAA